Proteins encoded within one genomic window of bacterium:
- a CDS encoding response regulator yields MKSILVVEDDRCLRMGIVSVLLKENYDVSEANTGLEALRQIKTRVFDAVLLDVKLPGVSGIEILKEIKGSTPHTQCVLMSVYVTTEIVIEAMRLGACDFLIKPFSLDELKLRIRDVFEGKKRKFTIAT; encoded by the coding sequence ATGAAAAGTATCTTAGTAGTTGAAGACGATAGATGTTTACGGATGGGAATTGTTTCTGTATTACTGAAAGAAAATTATGATGTTAGTGAAGCTAACACAGGCTTGGAAGCATTAAGACAAATAAAAACCAGGGTGTTCGATGCTGTACTCCTGGATGTTAAACTCCCTGGCGTTTCTGGAATAGAGATTCTTAAAGAGATAAAAGGTTCTACTCCTCATACACAATGTGTGCTGATGAGTGTCTATGTTACTACTGAGATAGTTATTGAGGCAATGAGACTTGGTGCCTGTGATTTTCTGATCAAGCCTTTTTCGCTGGATGAGTTGAAGCTGCGGATTAGAGATGTGTTTGAAGGGAAAAAAAGAAAGTTCACAATTGCAACTTGA
- a CDS encoding response regulator transcription factor → MKILIAEDQTLFREALCKLLEFEEDIEVVGEAKNGVEAVSKVKDSVPDIVLMDIDMPKLDGVTATRMIKKESPHTKIIILTVHKEEEHLFSAIKAGAIGYVVKENGSKNLLSSIRAVFRGETLLSPSIAIKLLKEFKRLTEEGVSKDIFNSLTKREQEVLKQLSAGKSNKEIANALYISEATVKTHITNILEKLHVNDRTQAAIYALKRGFD, encoded by the coding sequence ATGAAAATACTGATTGCTGAGGATCAGACCCTGTTTAGAGAAGCGTTATGTAAGCTATTAGAGTTTGAAGAAGATATTGAAGTAGTTGGAGAGGCAAAAAATGGAGTTGAAGCAGTCTCAAAGGTGAAAGATTCCGTGCCAGATATTGTTCTAATGGACATCGATATGCCGAAGTTAGATGGAGTTACAGCTACAAGAATGATTAAAAAAGAAAGTCCGCATACTAAAATTATAATCTTAACCGTGCATAAAGAGGAAGAGCATCTGTTTAGTGCAATTAAGGCAGGGGCAATTGGATATGTAGTAAAAGAGAATGGTTCAAAAAACCTGCTTAGCTCAATAAGAGCTGTATTTAGAGGCGAAACTTTACTTTCCCCATCAATCGCCATCAAATTATTGAAGGAATTTAAGCGGCTAACAGAGGAGGGAGTATCCAAAGATATATTTAATTCACTGACTAAGAGAGAACAGGAAGTCTTAAAACAGCTCAGTGCAGGAAAGAGTAATAAGGAGATTGCAAATGCTTTATATATCAGCGAGGCTACTGTTAAGACTCATATCACTAACATCCTGGAGAAATTACATGTAAATGATAGGACTCAAGCAGCCATATATGCCCTAAAAAGAGGCTTTGACTAA
- a CDS encoding SUMF1/EgtB/PvdO family nonheme iron enzyme, producing MMSYKKGDIITGPYKVIEIPKYTDQKEGLGCVYIVNDEEKNEKRALKIPLMKNLTSSLERKIFLEIFTKEMEIWKNIKDHPNIVKIYEYGLLSPDKEEIQPYFVMDYIYGHTLKYILETHEKTGLTVTQTLEYAINICWSMINAIDSNNKQIIHKGISPGNILISDCNILMMTDFGLISNAEKIYNSPEQHHFENEIKKIDIQDDELESLKREMEKRKKHLRLIEERMAEYVQPETIPLQLKSDKDIHENHLKEIQSKIEDKKSQFSVQKYLNSLQNINIPADIYSFGVTLYKMLSNEFPRSAFEYDKSPKSLCDKYPYIPTELNHIVMKCIEKSSGNRFRDFRELLINILDVYEAVLHSNEICNIEDRICRRCGYIPQRGTKCPLCWGEIISRDKELYVEQAKQRINHIRKELEEENEMPPDKDEKPPRKKPDDQSPQIFIGCAHVEQDSEKVTELYKALVKSGCRPWLDKESILPGEKWSDTIKKSIEESDFFLACCSKNSINKRGYFQKEIKMALEMLEEMPSHDIYLIPVKLEDCEVPEPLSELQWVNLYEEGGFDKLIKAIKMGMKRRKDHLQQLKRGLKMERKEVPFEEKNRTAFINFMRENKKEKEEKGVKKEIIRNNHVFVLIPAGHYQAGCSELVIQSIINKFGFRPENKEMWIDNNPPRKSYLDDFYISKYAVTNREYLKFIRMTKYPKHPSHWGADSDRPFDEEIAEHPVVNVSWEDAYNYCKWAGFRLPTNAEWEKAARGEDGRFYPWGNTFEPGRCNTSEAKHGSTAPVNSYENGLSPYGAYNMVGNIREWVDGGERQEYENKDGEIMEVDFKDLRGGSFSEEGEVFGLTFLNISAAKVDYSSFDIGFRCSIDPPDLEGTIPDIRELIPIPAGEFYGSCPPELYSKLKMQPALSRPYSRISVPYKYLIRKYAVTNEEYWQFIKTKNWRRPVHWKEGKQPFPEESRYHPVVNVSWSDALAYCQWVGVRLPTPDEWEKAARGTDGWLYPWGNDFEVDRCNCYEARIGRTVPVYEYDNGISPFGIYNITGNVWEWVDSKDKNNFKELRGGSFCDSCEIAGLTFVPMKARGDYSSENIGFRYVKDI from the coding sequence ATGATGAGCTATAAAAAAGGAGATATAATTACAGGACCATACAAAGTTATTGAAATCCCTAAATATACCGATCAAAAAGAAGGATTAGGTTGTGTTTACATTGTAAATGATGAAGAAAAAAATGAAAAACGTGCTCTTAAAATACCTTTGATGAAAAATCTTACTTCTAGTTTAGAACGGAAGATATTTTTAGAAATATTTACAAAAGAAATGGAGATTTGGAAAAACATAAAAGACCATCCGAACATTGTCAAAATTTATGAATATGGTTTATTATCGCCAGATAAAGAGGAAATACAGCCGTATTTTGTGATGGACTATATTTATGGACATACACTTAAGTATATATTAGAGACCCACGAGAAAACAGGATTAACTGTTACTCAAACACTGGAGTATGCAATTAACATTTGTTGGAGTATGATAAATGCTATAGATTCAAATAACAAACAAATTATCCATAAAGGTATTAGCCCGGGTAATATTTTAATTTCAGATTGTAATATATTGATGATGACCGATTTTGGTTTAATCAGTAATGCAGAAAAGATATATAACTCTCCTGAGCAACACCATTTCGAGAATGAAATTAAGAAAATAGATATTCAAGATGATGAATTAGAATCTCTAAAAAGAGAGATGGAAAAGAGGAAAAAGCATCTTCGACTTATAGAAGAAAGAATGGCTGAATATGTTCAACCTGAAACGATACCATTACAGCTTAAAAGCGATAAAGATATACATGAGAACCATCTTAAAGAAATTCAATCAAAAATAGAGGATAAAAAAAGTCAGTTCAGCGTACAAAAATATTTAAATAGTTTGCAAAATATCAATATTCCTGCTGATATTTATTCTTTTGGGGTGACATTATATAAGATGCTTTCTAACGAATTCCCCCGTTCTGCTTTTGAATATGATAAATCACCTAAGTCCTTATGTGATAAGTATCCTTATATCCCTACTGAATTGAATCATATTGTAATGAAATGTATAGAAAAAAGTTCTGGGAATAGATTCAGAGATTTCAGAGAGCTACTAATAAATATACTTGATGTTTATGAGGCTGTTTTACACTCAAACGAAATATGTAATATCGAAGATAGAATATGCAGACGATGTGGATATATTCCCCAAAGAGGAACAAAATGCCCTTTATGTTGGGGAGAGATAATAAGCAGAGATAAGGAATTATATGTTGAACAAGCTAAACAAAGAATCAATCATATAAGAAAAGAGTTAGAGGAAGAGAATGAAATGCCACCTGATAAAGATGAGAAACCTCCGAGGAAGAAACCAGATGACCAGAGTCCCCAAATCTTTATTGGATGTGCACATGTGGAGCAAGATAGTGAAAAAGTTACTGAGCTATATAAAGCTCTAGTGAAGTCTGGCTGCAGACCATGGTTGGATAAAGAATCCATCCTTCCTGGAGAAAAGTGGTCAGACACTATAAAGAAATCTATTGAAGAATCAGATTTCTTCCTCGCATGTTGTTCAAAAAATTCAATTAACAAAAGAGGGTATTTTCAGAAAGAAATTAAAATGGCTTTAGAAATGCTGGAGGAAATGCCATCCCACGATATTTATTTAATACCTGTAAAATTAGAAGATTGTGAGGTCCCTGAGCCTTTAAGTGAACTTCAATGGGTTAATTTGTATGAAGAGGGTGGGTTTGATAAATTAATAAAAGCGATTAAAATGGGAATGAAACGTCGTAAAGATCACTTACAGCAATTAAAACGGGGACTAAAAATGGAAAGAAAGGAAGTACCTTTTGAAGAAAAAAACAGAACAGCCTTTATAAATTTCATGAGAGAGAATAAAAAGGAAAAGGAAGAAAAGGGTGTTAAAAAAGAAATTATTAGAAATAATCATGTGTTTGTCTTAATACCGGCAGGACACTATCAAGCAGGATGTTCAGAATTAGTAATTCAAAGTATTATCAATAAGTTTGGCTTTCGTCCTGAGAATAAAGAGATGTGGATAGATAATAATCCTCCACGTAAGAGCTATTTGGATGACTTTTATATTAGTAAGTATGCGGTAACTAATAGAGAGTATCTAAAATTCATTAGAATGACAAAATATCCAAAGCATCCGAGTCATTGGGGGGCTGATAGTGATAGACCATTTGATGAAGAAATTGCTGAGCATCCGGTAGTTAATGTCTCCTGGGAAGACGCATATAATTACTGTAAATGGGCAGGCTTTCGACTTCCGACCAATGCCGAATGGGAAAAAGCTGCGAGAGGAGAAGATGGAAGGTTTTATCCTTGGGGTAATACTTTTGAACCTGGGCGATGTAATACTTCTGAAGCTAAACATGGTAGTACTGCCCCTGTTAATAGTTATGAAAATGGGCTAAGTCCTTACGGGGCATATAACATGGTAGGTAACATTAGAGAATGGGTAGATGGTGGTGAACGACAGGAATATGAGAATAAAGATGGTGAAATAATGGAAGTAGATTTTAAAGATCTAAGGGGTGGTTCCTTTTCAGAAGAAGGAGAGGTCTTTGGGCTCACCTTCTTAAATATCTCTGCAGCCAAGGTTGATTATAGTAGTTTTGATATAGGCTTTCGCTGTTCTATTGATCCCCCTGATTTGGAAGGAACTATTCCTGATATTAGAGAACTTATTCCCATTCCTGCGGGGGAGTTTTATGGCAGTTGCCCTCCTGAATTATACAGTAAATTAAAAATGCAACCTGCGTTGAGCAGACCATATAGTAGAATTTCAGTACCTTATAAGTATCTTATTAGAAAGTATGCTGTGACCAATGAAGAGTACTGGCAATTTATAAAGACAAAGAATTGGAGACGTCCTGTTCACTGGAAGGAAGGTAAGCAACCTTTTCCTGAAGAATCTCGTTATCATCCAGTAGTGAATGTTTCGTGGAGTGATGCTCTTGCATATTGCCAGTGGGTAGGAGTACGTTTACCAACACCAGATGAATGGGAAAAAGCTGCCAGAGGAACTGACGGATGGCTATACCCCTGGGGTAATGATTTTGAAGTAGACAGATGTAATTGCTATGAGGCACGAATAGGTAGAACTGTGCCAGTCTATGAATACGATAATGGAATTAGCCCCTTTGGTATATACAATATTACTGGTAATGTCTGGGAGTGGGTAGACTCCAAAGATAAAAACAATTTTAAGGAACTTCGTGGTGGTAGTTTTTGTGATTCTTGTGAAATCGCTGGACTAACTTTCGTTCCAATGAAAGCCCGTGGAGACTATTCGTCTGAAAATATCGGTTTTAGATATGTAAAAGATATATAA
- a CDS encoding CHAT domain-containing protein codes for MIKILFLAANPLDTDRLRLDEEIRAIDEKLHQAEYRDMFEIKAHLAVCITDIQSLLLRHKPDIVHFSGHGSKSSEIIMEDDSGNSKPVTVSALSQLFSILKDNIRCVVLNACYSDKQAMAIAEHIECVVGMSKAIGDLAAISFSAAFYQGLGYGRDVKSAFDLGCSQINLENLGEQNIPRLLALRNNPNEIVFVCFSPECKKDSDSSSLSKKEIHSLQKQLESFRRNLILIKERMAEFVLETDIPLQLIRSKEDIESKIAELEKKLGG; via the coding sequence ATGATAAAAATTCTATTTCTCGCGGCAAATCCTTTGGACACTGATAGGTTGAGACTTGATGAGGAGATTCGAGCAATCGATGAGAAACTCCATCAGGCTGAATATAGAGATATGTTCGAAATCAAAGCACATTTGGCCGTTTGTATTACTGATATCCAGAGTCTTCTTCTTCGTCATAAGCCTGACATTGTGCATTTCAGTGGTCACGGAAGCAAATCAAGCGAAATTATCATGGAAGACGACTCTGGAAATAGCAAACCCGTCACTGTTAGCGCCTTGAGTCAACTATTTTCTATACTTAAGGATAACATTCGGTGCGTAGTGCTCAATGCCTGTTATTCTGATAAACAGGCGATGGCCATTGCAGAACACATTGAATGTGTAGTTGGAATGTCCAAAGCAATTGGCGATTTGGCCGCGATCAGTTTTTCTGCCGCCTTTTATCAAGGTTTGGGATATGGTAGAGATGTTAAAAGTGCATTTGACTTGGGTTGTAGTCAAATCAATTTGGAAAATCTGGGAGAACAAAATATACCAAGACTATTGGCATTAAGAAATAACCCAAACGAAATTGTGTTCGTCTGTTTTTCACCAGAATGTAAAAAGGACAGTGATAGTTCAAGTCTTTCAAAAAAAGAAATCCATTCTTTACAGAAACAATTGGAAAGTTTTCGTCGCAATTTGATATTGATTAAAGAACGTATGGCAGAATTTGTATTAGAAACTGATATTCCTTTACAGTTGATTCGGAGTAAAGAAGATATTGAGAGCAAAATAGCTGAGTTAGAAAAAAAATTGGGTGGGTAA